The following proteins are co-located in the Apium graveolens cultivar Ventura chromosome 5, ASM990537v1, whole genome shotgun sequence genome:
- the LOC141724058 gene encoding reticulon-like protein B1, producing MTEHDEIPEVKTESLMDKISEKLHGDGGSSPSHADFENKSPVKPSSPPPQSSMKSRIYRLFGREKPVHKVLGGGKPADVFLWRNKKISASVLGGATAVYAFFELLEYHLITLVCHISILALAIMFLWSNVSAFINKSPPRIPEVQLPEDLFLQIAAEVRIEINRALAMLRNVASGREIKSFLAIIAGLWVLSIVGSWCNFLTLFYMTFVLLHTVPVLYEKYEDKIDPFAEKAMNEIKKQYAVFDAKVLSKIPRGTMKDKKKA from the exons ATGACGGAGCACGATGAGATTCCTGAGGTGAAAACCGAGTCTTTGATGGACAAGATCTCGGAGAAGCTTCACGGCGATGGCGGCTCCTCGCCTTCGCACGCCGATTTCGAGAATAAGTCGCCGGTGAAACCTTCTTCGCCGCCGCCTCAGTCGTCGATGAAATCGAGGATCTATAGGTTGTTTGGGAGAGAGAAGCCTGTTCATAAGGTGCTTGGCGGTGGCAAAC CCGCTGATGTGTTTTTGTGGAGGAACAAGAAGATATCCGCCTCTGTACTCGGTGGAGCAACCGCAGTATATGCTTTTTTTGAGTTGCTCGAGTACCATTTGATTACCTTGGTGTGCCACATTTCTATTTTGGCTCTTGCAATCATGTTCTTATGGTCCAACGTGTCCGCCTTTATCAACAA ATCTCCTCCTCGCATCCCGGAAGTTCAACTGCCAGAAGATCTGTTCCTTCAGATTGCTGCTGAGGTGAGGATTGAAATCAATCGCGCCCTTGCTATGCTGCGTAATGTTGCATCTGGAAGAGAAATCAAGAGTTTCTTGGCT ATAATTGCTGGTTTATGGGTTCTTTCAATTGTCGGAAGTTGGTGTAATTTCTTGACATTGTTTTACATGA CTTTTGTGTTGCTGCACACAGTGCCAGTTCTATATGAGAAGTACGAGGACAAAATTGATCCCTTTGCGGAAAAAGCAATGAACGAGATCAAAAAGCAGTATGCTGTATTTGATGCTAAGGTTCTGAGTAAAATTCCCAGAGGAACAATGAAAGACAAAAAGAAAGCTTAG